Proteins from one Variovorax sp. PBL-E5 genomic window:
- a CDS encoding type IV toxin-antitoxin system AbiEi family antitoxin domain-containing protein: MRPISPLSQPDTRRAGLEPALRKIQAQARYLVRADELAKLTGREPGGDAMKSALRRVAQQGLVTLATKRPSTWLIVPPEHSHFGAPPVEWWLDDYLKDVEPHYYLALLSAARHWGSAHYALQATQVMVSRPRRAQTIGRLRLDFTVKKSIDKTPVDYVTTPVARLRVSTREATLLDLVRHQSQVGGIESVARIAKDLAPSLKSDALLQTLDALDQVPAVQRLGFVLDTLKLGEQSHVLKSWLTGRHRASQPLEPAKVAPSGVLHDSTWGVEHTLHQRNSISELA; this comes from the coding sequence ATGAGACCCATCTCGCCCCTGTCTCAGCCAGACACTCGCCGTGCAGGTCTCGAGCCTGCCCTGCGCAAAATCCAGGCCCAGGCTCGTTACCTCGTGCGTGCCGACGAGTTGGCCAAGCTCACGGGCCGGGAGCCAGGTGGCGATGCGATGAAATCGGCGCTTCGGCGTGTCGCTCAACAAGGCCTCGTCACCCTGGCTACGAAGCGTCCTTCGACATGGCTCATCGTTCCGCCCGAGCACAGCCATTTTGGGGCGCCTCCGGTCGAGTGGTGGCTGGACGACTATTTGAAGGATGTCGAGCCACACTACTACCTTGCGTTGCTGTCGGCCGCCAGGCATTGGGGCTCCGCGCACTATGCGCTGCAAGCCACCCAAGTGATGGTTAGCCGGCCGCGGCGCGCCCAAACCATAGGCCGCCTGCGCCTGGACTTCACCGTGAAGAAGTCCATAGACAAGACACCGGTCGACTACGTCACCACGCCGGTGGCGCGTCTACGGGTCAGTACCCGCGAAGCGACGCTCCTGGACCTGGTTCGACATCAGTCCCAGGTTGGTGGCATCGAGTCGGTCGCTCGAATCGCCAAGGACCTCGCGCCGTCATTGAAATCCGATGCGCTCTTGCAAACCCTGGACGCGCTCGACCAGGTGCCGGCAGTTCAGCGCCTTGGCTTCGTCCTCGATACGCTCAAGTTAGGGGAGCAAAGCCATGTCCTCAAGAGCTGGTTGACTGGACGGCACCGGGCGTCGCAGCCCCTGGAACCAGCCAAGGTTGCGCCGTCGGGCGTGTTGCACGATTCAACGTGGGGCGTGGAGCACACCCTGCATCAAAGAAACAGTATTTCGGAGCTCGCTTGA
- a CDS encoding AAA domain-containing protein codes for MNAPDLMKKLLDYVLEQAKTVDPTAFQLSGQGGFQKAKPDLQGLPGVDFDLAGDGDHVWLKVARLEAHPPPALPNDEWKPLIVAHREPTGARPSIDEVAFEHRMTAATQAMLAEERVVFVAEARTRLEEALGAYTQLWTAWATGEKPRRKTIALYGDLFAIKHQLEAEETAKPHELVWGVGVSAWKLNYTERGTTSVVDFQYPLITQALEVGMDDRTLALELRPRAVGPQFSFDAFAACQLLSAPEVEKAARAALEKSADRPVSPFDSGSYEHLLKLIAGNLHDKGRYEPGAEAFPKPGEDLVVTDAWVLLSRPKSVNYLEEDIERLKARLTPGVEIPLGPLSLVTPPSDQLATHVPVAFRGLSGVSGNYGGRNQVQELFFPLPYNHEQVTIVEQLERSSGVAVQGPPGTGKTHTIANIVCHYLATGRKVLVTSKGEQALEVLQSKIPETVRPLTVALLSGDREGMRQFQGSIEAIIHNVSQLNPEVVNEQIRTERSGIDRAHEELATIDRRVDAIAMAQLSDIEVDGVQMRAQKMAELVISGQEKHAWFDDALSLDAAHAPPMDAALAAQTREARRRLGQDLDYALARIPSSNALLPAAEVAQLHDALVSLREIEAAEANGGLLALRAMTPEVLDDARRLLAKVEEARQLAFELEESGELWTLELRKKCGQATFASERAAFEALFANIEQLIAARAQFLKTPVEVPEQALAQPKVREAVQRAAETGKPFGLMSFGGSDIKELVNAIRVSGLAPASVDHWKHVHRYLALHEQVLSFGVRWNEVADLLSLPELKGGVVGLRRVELVTGIARKAHTLAMQFDAQLPALGERVFANPPKMLLRGLSSQLEEMQRHLRSHLTRLELAKAATTLVTLQEKLAGTTGPVSDALRAFVANELGNTAIPVERATARYAELVSDVRRVEGLGHDLALVNDVADRLERAGAAKLAVRIRTSVVDASGDDPVLPVSWREAWTWSRVRAHLDAIESREELRTLAARRRDLEAGLARLYESVVSKSAWLSTKLGASPRVLAALETYRTAVRRIGMGTGPNATRHRRDAQKAMLDAQGAIPCWVMSHAKVSESLPAQLGAFDLVIVDEASQSDLWALPAVLRGKKILVVGDDKQVSPDGSFVSAVRIQELRDRFLSEQPYATVLTPEKSLYDIASTVFAAQKVMLREHFRCVPAIIAYSDRFYDGIQPLRIPKASERIDPPLVDIFVPGGMRGVKDENSLEAQCILAEIEAIVANPQLAGRTIGVVSLLGPEQAKRIDTLVRQRLDAKELIRRRFDVGDARLFQGSERDIMFLSMVADPQRSKALSGNSSEQRFNVAASRARDRMYLVRSVQMSDLSHLDLRRGLLEHFSRPMEEFKDDQAKSLIELCESGFEKQVYTELYSRGYRVVPQVKAGSFRIDMVVEGADDARLAIECDGDEFHGPDRWQADMGRQRVLERAGWTFWRCFASTWSLRRDEVVEELLARLKAMGIEPLGALERAPSLVEYREWRLPELEEASESDPAAQAVEDAIAAATSEAESLGSGKQVEQSTSEI; via the coding sequence ATGAACGCGCCCGACCTGATGAAGAAGCTGCTCGACTACGTGCTCGAGCAAGCGAAGACCGTCGACCCCACGGCCTTCCAGCTCTCTGGCCAGGGCGGCTTCCAGAAGGCAAAGCCCGACCTCCAAGGCCTGCCCGGTGTTGACTTCGACCTGGCCGGTGACGGCGACCATGTGTGGCTGAAGGTGGCGCGCCTTGAAGCGCACCCGCCGCCGGCGCTGCCGAACGACGAGTGGAAGCCCCTCATCGTCGCGCACCGCGAGCCCACGGGCGCCCGCCCGAGCATCGACGAGGTCGCGTTTGAGCATCGGATGACAGCTGCGACCCAAGCCATGCTCGCCGAGGAGCGGGTCGTCTTTGTCGCCGAAGCACGTACCCGGCTCGAAGAAGCCCTTGGGGCGTACACCCAGCTGTGGACAGCCTGGGCCACCGGCGAGAAGCCCCGCCGCAAGACCATCGCGCTCTACGGCGACCTCTTTGCCATCAAGCATCAGCTGGAGGCCGAGGAGACCGCCAAGCCCCATGAGCTCGTCTGGGGCGTGGGCGTGTCAGCCTGGAAGCTGAATTACACTGAGCGCGGCACGACATCGGTCGTCGATTTCCAGTACCCGCTCATCACTCAGGCTCTCGAGGTCGGGATGGATGACCGCACGCTAGCGCTTGAGCTGCGCCCGCGCGCCGTCGGCCCGCAGTTCTCGTTCGATGCGTTCGCTGCCTGCCAGCTGCTCAGCGCGCCCGAGGTCGAGAAGGCCGCTCGCGCGGCATTGGAGAAGAGCGCAGACCGCCCAGTGAGCCCCTTTGATTCGGGCAGCTACGAGCACCTGCTCAAGCTCATCGCCGGCAACCTGCATGACAAGGGGCGCTACGAGCCTGGAGCAGAGGCCTTCCCGAAGCCTGGCGAGGACCTGGTGGTCACCGACGCATGGGTTCTTTTGTCCCGCCCGAAGTCCGTCAACTACCTGGAAGAGGACATCGAGCGCCTGAAGGCGCGCCTCACGCCCGGCGTCGAGATTCCTCTCGGGCCACTCTCGCTGGTCACGCCACCATCGGACCAACTGGCCACGCACGTGCCGGTCGCGTTCCGCGGGCTCTCCGGTGTTTCAGGCAACTACGGCGGCCGCAACCAGGTGCAGGAGCTCTTCTTCCCCCTGCCCTACAACCACGAGCAGGTCACCATCGTCGAGCAGCTCGAACGCTCGAGTGGTGTCGCCGTGCAAGGCCCGCCCGGGACGGGCAAGACTCACACCATCGCCAACATCGTTTGCCACTACCTGGCCACGGGGCGTAAGGTGCTGGTGACCTCCAAAGGCGAGCAGGCGCTCGAGGTGCTGCAGTCCAAGATTCCGGAGACCGTCCGGCCGCTGACCGTGGCGCTCCTCTCCGGTGACCGCGAAGGCATGCGCCAGTTTCAGGGCTCCATCGAGGCCATCATCCACAACGTCTCGCAGCTCAACCCCGAGGTGGTGAACGAGCAGATTCGCACCGAGCGCAGCGGCATCGACCGCGCGCACGAGGAGCTCGCGACCATCGACCGACGGGTGGACGCGATTGCGATGGCACAGCTCTCGGACATCGAGGTCGACGGGGTGCAGATGCGCGCGCAAAAGATGGCAGAGCTGGTCATCTCGGGCCAGGAGAAGCACGCATGGTTCGATGACGCGCTGTCGCTCGATGCCGCGCATGCGCCGCCCATGGACGCAGCGCTGGCCGCCCAGACCCGTGAAGCCCGTCGCCGGCTTGGCCAAGACTTGGACTACGCCCTCGCCCGCATCCCTTCGAGCAACGCCTTGTTGCCAGCTGCAGAGGTGGCCCAGCTGCACGACGCGCTGGTCAGCTTGCGCGAAATCGAGGCTGCAGAAGCCAATGGAGGCCTGCTGGCGTTGCGCGCCATGACCCCTGAGGTATTGGATGACGCCCGTCGCCTGCTGGCAAAGGTCGAGGAGGCACGGCAACTCGCTTTCGAGCTCGAGGAATCCGGCGAGCTGTGGACCCTGGAGCTGCGCAAGAAGTGTGGCCAGGCGACCTTTGCGAGCGAACGGGCCGCCTTCGAGGCACTCTTTGCCAACATCGAGCAGCTGATTGCAGCGCGCGCCCAGTTCCTGAAGACGCCGGTGGAGGTGCCTGAGCAGGCGCTGGCGCAGCCGAAGGTGCGCGAAGCCGTGCAGCGCGCTGCGGAAACCGGCAAACCCTTTGGTCTCATGAGCTTCGGCGGCAGCGACATCAAGGAGCTCGTGAATGCCATCCGGGTAAGCGGCCTGGCGCCTGCCTCCGTCGACCACTGGAAGCACGTGCACCGCTACCTGGCGCTCCACGAACAAGTTCTTTCGTTCGGCGTGCGGTGGAACGAGGTCGCCGACCTTCTCTCCTTGCCTGAGCTCAAGGGTGGCGTGGTCGGGCTGCGGCGCGTTGAGCTGGTCACGGGCATTGCCAGGAAGGCACACACGCTAGCCATGCAGTTCGACGCGCAGTTGCCGGCTCTTGGAGAACGCGTTTTTGCGAACCCTCCAAAGATGCTGCTGCGTGGCTTGTCCTCCCAGCTCGAAGAGATGCAGCGCCATCTGCGCAGTCATCTGACCCGTCTCGAGTTGGCCAAGGCAGCCACGACCCTGGTGACGCTGCAGGAGAAGCTTGCGGGAACGACCGGTCCGGTCTCCGACGCCCTGCGCGCCTTCGTTGCGAATGAGCTAGGCAACACAGCCATCCCTGTTGAACGGGCCACGGCACGATACGCGGAGCTCGTGAGTGACGTGCGCCGAGTGGAAGGCCTCGGCCATGACCTGGCGCTGGTGAACGACGTGGCGGACAGGTTGGAGCGCGCCGGCGCCGCCAAGCTTGCTGTGCGAATCAGAACTTCGGTGGTCGACGCGTCTGGAGATGACCCTGTCCTGCCAGTCAGCTGGCGCGAGGCCTGGACGTGGTCGCGTGTCCGCGCCCATCTGGATGCCATCGAATCGCGCGAAGAGCTGCGCACACTCGCGGCGCGCCGGCGAGACCTGGAGGCAGGCCTCGCCCGGCTCTACGAGAGCGTCGTGTCCAAATCCGCCTGGCTCTCAACCAAGCTCGGAGCTTCGCCAAGAGTGCTGGCGGCACTGGAGACCTACCGGACAGCGGTCCGCCGTATCGGCATGGGCACCGGCCCGAATGCGACGCGGCACCGTCGCGACGCGCAGAAAGCGATGCTGGACGCGCAGGGCGCCATCCCCTGCTGGGTGATGAGCCACGCCAAGGTGTCCGAGAGCCTCCCGGCGCAGCTTGGCGCCTTCGACCTCGTCATCGTCGACGAGGCAAGCCAGTCGGACCTGTGGGCGCTGCCCGCGGTGCTGCGCGGCAAGAAGATTCTGGTGGTCGGAGACGATAAGCAGGTCTCGCCCGACGGCAGCTTCGTCTCGGCCGTTCGAATTCAGGAACTGCGTGACCGGTTCCTGAGCGAGCAGCCGTACGCGACCGTGCTGACGCCGGAGAAGTCGCTCTACGACATCGCCTCAACCGTCTTCGCGGCCCAGAAGGTGATGCTGCGGGAACACTTCCGCTGCGTGCCGGCCATCATTGCCTACAGCGACAGGTTCTACGACGGCATCCAGCCCCTGCGCATTCCGAAGGCCTCTGAGCGCATCGACCCTCCGCTTGTGGACATCTTCGTGCCCGGCGGCATGCGCGGCGTGAAGGACGAGAACAGCCTGGAAGCGCAGTGCATCCTGGCGGAAATCGAGGCCATCGTCGCCAACCCACAGCTTGCCGGCCGGACCATCGGGGTCGTGTCACTCCTGGGCCCCGAACAGGCCAAGAGAATTGATACTTTGGTGCGTCAGCGCCTAGATGCCAAGGAACTCATCCGCCGGCGGTTCGACGTGGGCGACGCCCGCCTTTTCCAGGGCAGCGAACGCGACATCATGTTCCTCTCGATGGTCGCTGACCCGCAGCGCTCGAAGGCGCTCTCCGGCAACAGTTCCGAGCAGCGGTTCAACGTAGCGGCAAGCCGTGCACGAGACCGGATGTACCTGGTGCGCTCGGTTCAGATGTCAGACCTGTCGCACCTGGACCTGCGCCGTGGGCTCCTGGAGCACTTCAGCCGGCCGATGGAGGAGTTCAAGGACGACCAGGCCAAGTCGCTCATCGAGCTGTGCGAATCTGGCTTCGAGAAACAGGTCTACACCGAGCTCTACAGCCGCGGCTATCGCGTGGTGCCGCAGGTGAAGGCAGGCTCCTTCCGCATCGACATGGTGGTCGAAGGCGCTGACGATGCTCGCCTGGCCATCGAATGTGACGGGGACGAGTTCCACGGGCCCGACCGTTGGCAGGCCGACATGGGCCGCCAGCGCGTGCTCGAGCGAGCCGGCTGGACGTTCTGGCGCTGCTTCGCTTCGACCTGGTCGCTGCGGAGAGACGAGGTCGTCGAGGAGCTGCTTGCTCGCCTGAAGGCGATGGGCATCGAGCCTCTGGGCGCTCTGGAGCGTGCGCCTTCGCTGGTCGAGTATCGGGAGTGGCGCTTGCCTGAGCTCGAGGAGGCTTCGGAATCGGACCCGGCAGCCCAAGCGGTTGAGGATGCGATTGCCGCCGCGACATCAGAGGCGGAATCCCTCGGGTCCGGAAAGCAAGTCGAGCAATCCACATCGGAAATCTAA
- a CDS encoding GNAT family N-acetyltransferase — protein MIQTRVLRTSEQKHQVFAGQLKEMETSLVYFDPYTARHRSFIAAMDGEQVIGLAALKEESTRIPGAMTITFVSVREDRRNQGVAKLLVDALFDFAEAEGKALANTQYEEEGLLYLKPALEAAASRRPHVGFHEFPVAH, from the coding sequence ATGATTCAAACACGCGTTCTTCGCACAAGCGAGCAGAAGCACCAAGTCTTCGCCGGACAGCTCAAGGAGATGGAGACCAGCCTGGTCTACTTCGACCCGTACACCGCCCGGCATCGCTCGTTCATCGCTGCGATGGACGGAGAGCAAGTCATCGGCCTGGCCGCACTGAAGGAGGAGTCGACGCGCATTCCCGGCGCGATGACCATCACCTTCGTTAGTGTTCGTGAGGACCGACGCAACCAGGGCGTTGCCAAACTCCTCGTCGACGCGCTCTTCGACTTCGCGGAAGCCGAAGGCAAAGCGCTGGCCAACACGCAGTACGAAGAGGAGGGGCTGCTGTACCTGAAACCCGCTCTCGAGGCAGCAGCGTCCAGGCGTCCGCACGTCGGGTTTCACGAGTTCCCAGTCGCTCATTGA
- a CDS encoding CysS/YqeB C-terminal domain-containing protein — MHLKDSLSGALKRVEPTDVSIYACGITPYSSAHVGHARTYVVFDLLKRVLTAQGHRVRLVRNITDIDDKIINTAKTAGVAWHELSDKYAEENRQLMRATGLDVPEEPKASEYLADMFWLMKQLIGLGLAYVASTGDVLYRVSAYDGALLMPHKEGALRSEQGATRVSTDGKEDLRDFALWKTTSRDEPGFESPWGWGRPGWHIECSAMIRALFGGSVTIHGGGVDLKFPHHQAEMMQSEPVFGRPLAEIWMHNGSVLSDGRKMSKSEGNFVTWQAALDSAEALAPGLGGQLLSFALVQAHWQKPLDWNDKLLASTHADVLQLTQDLAGVVPGTADALIEVLADNLNAPAGSFWLKQELKGGTPARLAAGLHFFGIDVDAWARLPRSAAVSLSHTDIDDLQSQRQQARAAKNWALADEIRQRLNAHGVAVSDAPVAQL; from the coding sequence ATGCATCTCAAAGATTCCCTCTCGGGCGCGCTGAAGCGCGTCGAACCCACCGACGTTTCAATCTACGCTTGCGGCATCACGCCGTACTCGTCCGCGCATGTCGGTCACGCACGCACCTATGTCGTCTTCGACCTCCTGAAGCGCGTCCTCACGGCGCAGGGTCACCGTGTGCGCCTGGTGCGCAACATCACAGACATTGACGACAAAATCATCAACACGGCCAAGACGGCCGGCGTTGCCTGGCACGAGCTCTCGGACAAGTACGCCGAGGAGAACCGCCAGCTGATGCGCGCCACCGGGCTGGATGTTCCGGAGGAGCCGAAGGCGAGCGAGTACCTGGCCGACATGTTCTGGCTCATGAAGCAGCTCATCGGCCTGGGGCTGGCCTACGTGGCGAGCACGGGTGACGTGCTCTACCGGGTGAGCGCCTATGACGGTGCACTGTTGATGCCCCACAAGGAAGGCGCACTTCGCTCGGAGCAAGGCGCCACGCGGGTGAGTACTGACGGCAAGGAGGACCTGCGGGACTTTGCGCTGTGGAAAACCACTTCTCGGGATGAGCCTGGCTTCGAATCGCCCTGGGGCTGGGGCCGCCCGGGCTGGCACATCGAGTGCTCCGCAATGATTCGCGCGCTCTTTGGCGGCAGCGTGACCATCCACGGAGGCGGCGTCGACCTCAAGTTCCCGCACCACCAGGCGGAGATGATGCAGTCGGAGCCGGTGTTCGGCCGGCCCCTGGCCGAAATCTGGATGCACAACGGCTCGGTCCTGTCCGATGGTCGCAAGATGAGCAAGAGCGAGGGCAACTTCGTCACTTGGCAGGCGGCCCTCGACTCCGCGGAGGCGTTGGCGCCGGGCCTGGGCGGGCAGCTGCTGAGCTTCGCGCTGGTGCAGGCTCACTGGCAGAAGCCGCTGGACTGGAATGACAAGCTTCTGGCGTCCACCCATGCGGACGTGCTGCAGCTCACCCAGGATTTGGCTGGCGTTGTGCCTGGGACAGCGGATGCTCTCATTGAGGTTCTGGCGGACAACCTGAATGCACCTGCCGGCAGCTTTTGGCTGAAGCAGGAGCTCAAGGGCGGCACACCTGCGCGATTGGCGGCCGGTCTGCACTTCTTCGGTATCGACGTCGATGCCTGGGCCCGCCTGCCCCGTTCGGCCGCGGTGAGCTTGAGCCACACGGACATCGACGACCTGCAGTCGCAGCGACAGCAGGCCCGGGCTGCCAAGAACTGGGCGCTCGCCGACGAAATCCGCCAGCGGTTGAATGCCCATGGCGTTGCCGTCAGCGACGCGCCCGTCGCGCAGCTGTAG
- a CDS encoding GIY-YIG nuclease family protein translates to MSSRAKTIQIFLPSGDPQGIRQAEITTRIVRVIDVPRALLKEFLAMPEAAGGAVYFLFGDAEEAAKPLVYIGQTTDLKKRLVEHQKKKDFWQRVVVLLSRAESLTTTHSLYLERLCIQKAKEAGRCVIENDTNGNKLNTSKPLESECDELFDTGETLMSTLGFFLFEKPGAVESKTNLELYYCNAAGTDARGHYTAEGLVVLKGSKARLSVTDSFKDKSFHVKRQKLEAAGVLKQEGEHLIFTQTYPFPTPSAAAAIVVGNNMNGWKTWKNKAGKDLDSVVRQVT, encoded by the coding sequence ATGTCCTCCCGCGCCAAGACAATTCAGATATTCCTCCCTTCTGGAGACCCCCAAGGAATTCGCCAAGCGGAAATCACCACGCGCATCGTGAGAGTCATCGACGTGCCGCGCGCTCTTTTGAAGGAGTTCCTGGCGATGCCCGAGGCCGCCGGTGGCGCGGTGTACTTCCTATTCGGAGACGCGGAGGAGGCCGCAAAGCCCCTCGTCTACATCGGCCAGACAACCGACCTCAAGAAACGCTTGGTCGAGCACCAGAAGAAGAAGGATTTCTGGCAGCGCGTCGTGGTCCTGCTCAGTCGTGCGGAGAGCCTGACGACGACGCATTCGCTCTATCTGGAGCGACTTTGCATTCAAAAAGCCAAGGAGGCGGGCCGTTGCGTCATTGAGAACGACACCAACGGCAACAAGCTGAATACCTCAAAGCCGCTCGAGTCTGAGTGCGACGAGCTGTTCGATACGGGGGAGACCCTCATGAGCACCCTCGGCTTTTTCCTGTTTGAGAAGCCGGGGGCTGTTGAGAGCAAAACCAACCTCGAGCTCTACTATTGCAATGCAGCAGGCACTGACGCTCGCGGCCATTACACAGCTGAAGGGCTGGTTGTTTTGAAGGGCTCAAAGGCCCGTCTGAGCGTCACCGACAGTTTCAAAGACAAGAGCTTTCACGTGAAGCGCCAAAAGTTGGAAGCAGCTGGAGTGCTCAAGCAGGAGGGCGAGCATTTGATTTTCACGCAGACCTATCCGTTTCCGACGCCGAGCGCTGCCGCTGCAATCGTGGTTGGCAACAACATGAACGGCTGGAAGACTTGGAAGAACAAAGCGGGGAAGGACCTCGACAGCGTCGTCCGCCAAGTGACCTAG
- a CDS encoding nucleotidyl transferase AbiEii/AbiGii toxin family protein, protein MVEQDYLLSQAVGAIFADEKLRKQLAMRGGTVLHKGHLAPASRYSEDIDLVLTAKRSRSGISADIATALKPLLGEPSEVVRTTVTLAVRNFLSKSEIARVTYVYGPTSLLAAQAKLKIEVNLNEQTSLYPLTTVPIEMPLAGGGVGSVLVPSYDLDEMLGTKLRALLQREHGRDLYDLWWAWTASQAQGAVARVQPARVAEAFRYYMAQEGSTFTADDVKSELLRRMGSKKFLNDMADYLPVGATYNPQVACSEFLDVFLPHLTAKSR, encoded by the coding sequence ATGGTGGAGCAGGACTACCTGCTCAGCCAAGCCGTAGGCGCAATCTTCGCGGACGAGAAGCTGCGAAAGCAACTCGCCATGCGCGGCGGCACCGTTCTTCACAAAGGACACCTGGCTCCGGCGAGTCGATATTCGGAGGACATCGACCTTGTGCTCACGGCGAAACGGTCAAGGAGTGGCATCTCTGCGGACATTGCCACGGCGCTCAAGCCGCTGCTGGGCGAGCCCTCGGAGGTTGTTCGCACAACGGTAACGCTGGCAGTTCGGAACTTCCTCTCCAAGTCGGAAATTGCACGGGTCACCTACGTCTATGGGCCAACAAGCCTGTTGGCCGCCCAGGCCAAGCTAAAAATCGAGGTGAATCTGAACGAGCAGACGAGCCTGTACCCGCTGACCACCGTGCCTATCGAGATGCCGTTGGCAGGAGGCGGCGTCGGTTCGGTACTCGTCCCCTCGTACGACCTCGACGAGATGCTGGGGACGAAGCTGCGCGCATTACTGCAACGCGAGCACGGCCGCGACCTTTACGACCTTTGGTGGGCCTGGACCGCATCGCAGGCGCAAGGCGCCGTCGCCCGAGTGCAGCCAGCCCGCGTAGCGGAAGCGTTCCGCTACTACATGGCCCAGGAGGGAAGCACATTCACCGCGGATGACGTCAAGTCTGAATTGCTGCGGCGAATGGGTTCAAAGAAGTTTCTCAATGATATGGCGGACTACCTGCCGGTTGGTGCGACGTACAACCCGCAGGTTGCCTGCAGCGAGTTCTTGGACGTGTTTTTGCCCCACCTTACGGCGAAATCCCGTTGA
- a CDS encoding extracellular catalytic domain type 2 short-chain-length polyhydroxyalkanoate depolymerase — MDKLSKAAVDVSKVTVSGLSAGAYMAHQLLVAYSDVFSGMGSIAGGPFLCSNGSLYGALSAGMRGGPELDVARLASKARYLETVGAIADLENLVDARIWVFRGTEDQTVLQGPTDGLVEFCERFTAKGNVRYVNNVPCAHTMPTDSFDAKALSPYRESYISNVGFDAAGQMLKHLYGPLRSRTTPQGLLARFSQNEFLRHPTLYGMGETGLVYYPTAALRGKRCKLHVALHGCEQSEYKLGELFATHAGYNEWAEANDIIVLYPQAYPTMSPFLFNPKGSWDWFGMLDQAYCTRQGRQQCAILGMVDRLTGKQVSSNGALRDVLDASHLSPWLA, encoded by the coding sequence ATGGACAAGCTTTCCAAAGCGGCTGTCGATGTCTCTAAAGTAACGGTTTCCGGTTTGTCCGCCGGCGCGTACATGGCCCATCAGTTGCTGGTCGCCTACAGCGACGTGTTTTCCGGGATGGGCTCTATCGCCGGCGGTCCGTTCCTCTGCTCGAACGGCTCTCTGTACGGGGCACTCTCTGCGGGCATGCGCGGCGGACCCGAGCTCGACGTGGCTCGCCTGGCTTCAAAGGCGCGGTACCTCGAAACGGTCGGCGCCATCGCCGACCTCGAGAACCTGGTAGACGCCCGGATTTGGGTGTTCCGCGGCACCGAAGACCAGACGGTCCTTCAGGGTCCGACCGACGGCCTGGTGGAATTCTGCGAGCGGTTCACCGCCAAGGGAAATGTTCGTTACGTAAACAATGTGCCGTGCGCGCACACGATGCCCACGGATTCCTTCGACGCGAAGGCACTGTCGCCCTATCGGGAGTCGTACATCAGCAACGTCGGCTTCGATGCGGCTGGCCAGATGCTCAAGCACCTGTACGGGCCCTTGAGGTCGCGAACGACGCCTCAAGGCCTCCTGGCGCGATTCAGCCAGAACGAGTTCTTGCGACATCCGACGCTGTACGGAATGGGCGAGACCGGGCTGGTCTACTACCCAACCGCTGCCCTGCGCGGTAAGCGCTGCAAGCTGCATGTCGCCCTCCACGGTTGCGAGCAGTCCGAGTACAAGTTGGGAGAGCTGTTCGCCACGCATGCTGGCTACAACGAGTGGGCGGAAGCGAACGACATCATCGTCCTGTACCCTCAGGCGTACCCGACGATGAGCCCCTTCCTGTTCAACCCCAAGGGAAGCTGGGACTGGTTCGGGATGCTCGACCAGGCCTACTGCACGCGACAAGGACGCCAGCAATGCGCCATCCTCGGAATGGTCGACCGGCTCACCGGAAAACAGGTTTCCTCCAACGGCGCTCTTCGCGACGTGCTTGACGCTTCGCACTTGAGCCCTTGGTTGGCATAA
- a CDS encoding class I SAM-dependent methyltransferase has translation MATRKAKTGKVSAGAGECGGDVKAQAAGKVKEDVTDNWRRLLIDHIVFGLLSYDIQGRREGTSIHGAMKRWRRLCEEGLRFGRGPDEIWPTRFWLGTQTDVVLDLGCGDAFLGTRLTQAGHVEYIGIDSSAECLKSVQLTKHNDGDGSQPGGR, from the coding sequence ATGGCGACGCGCAAAGCGAAGACCGGCAAGGTTTCGGCCGGCGCCGGAGAGTGCGGGGGTGACGTGAAGGCGCAGGCGGCGGGCAAGGTGAAAGAGGACGTCACAGACAATTGGAGGCGCCTGCTTATCGACCACATCGTCTTTGGCCTCCTCTCGTACGACATCCAAGGTAGGCGCGAGGGCACCTCGATTCACGGCGCGATGAAGCGCTGGCGCCGGCTTTGCGAAGAGGGGCTTCGGTTCGGCCGGGGTCCAGACGAGATATGGCCGACGCGCTTCTGGTTGGGGACGCAAACCGACGTCGTCTTGGACCTTGGTTGCGGAGACGCGTTTCTGGGGACGCGGCTGACCCAGGCAGGGCACGTCGAGTACATCGGCATCGACTCCTCCGCCGAATGCTTGAAATCCGTCCAGCTGACGAAGCACAATGACGGTGACGGTTCACAACCTGGAGGGCGATGA